GCTGACCACGACCGCGTGGGCCGCCGCCGCGTCGGGCGGCGTGCCGGGCGGGAGGTCGGCGACGGTGCAGCCCGTTGCGAGCAGGGCGTCGCGGAGCGCGTCGGCGGATGCGTCCGGGGAAGTTACGAGGAGGACGTGGAGGGGGGCGGTCGTCATGAGCCGGTTGGTGCGTCCGTACGGGGCGGGATCGGGTCCGGCCCAGAGCGGGGTTCCTTGACCCGCACCGGGCACCACCTTTATAGTCCAAGCAGCCGCCACCGCGAGCGCGCGACCCACCGAAAGCGAGGACACCGTGCCGATCCACATGGAACTCCGCCGGATCATCATCAACGAGATCGATGACCACCAGGTCATCGTCCTCCGCGAGGCCGACGGGGAACGGAGTTTTCCGATCGTGATCGGCCTCTTCGAGGCCACCAGCATCGACCGCCGGGTGAAAGGGTTGCAGGCCCCGCGGCCGCTCACGCACGACCTGATCGTGTCCGTCGTCGACCAGCTGGGCGGGGAAGTGCAGGACATCATCATCAGCGAGTTGAAGGAGCATACGTACTTCGCGAAGCTGCGCGTCAAGCACGACGGCGAGCTGATCGAGGTGGACTGCCGGCCGAGCGACGCGATCGCCGTGGCCGTGACCGCGAAGGTGCCGATCTACGTCAACGAAGAGGTGCTCGGGGA
The sequence above is a segment of the Fimbriiglobus ruber genome. Coding sequences within it:
- a CDS encoding bifunctional nuclease family protein, with protein sequence MELRRIIINEIDDHQVIVLREADGERSFPIVIGLFEATSIDRRVKGLQAPRPLTHDLIVSVVDQLGGEVQDIIISELKEHTYFAKLRVKHDGELIEVDCRPSDAIAVAVTAKVPIYVNEEVLGEALED